A window of the Henckelia pumila isolate YLH828 chromosome 3, ASM3356847v2, whole genome shotgun sequence genome harbors these coding sequences:
- the LOC140891047 gene encoding kinesin-like protein KIN-1 isoform X3, giving the protein MFGIHHMFWCIMRNTKLHNTGAGKTYTMEGPKLIDCEEKEKGLLPRVVDGIFDINKHSNDTAKYTIKLSMVEIYMERVRDLFDLSKDNLQIKESREQGIFVSGVTEILVSDSAEALHCLSSGIANRAVGDTQMNVVSSRSHCIYIFSIQLKLRKEKRNCVRFGKLILVDLAGSEKAEKTGAGGRVLEEAKTINKSLSALGNVINALTCASTVRGNHIPYRDSKLTRILQDAIGGDSHTTLLCCCSPSPSNAPETLSTLRFGSRARHIKASTLVNFKGDEDTKSPESVSMIKDESCERILEKMRLRMKIEDVQLLEQLLILEGIFFDPNSTEETEAAYEDVISTTISSLQDAVKVLTIKVEELKNGKEALEKENKALKNQIIAAQSSPFLSRICMIFLRKQ; this is encoded by the exons ATGTTCGGAATCCATCACATGTTTTGGTGCATAATGAGAAATACCAAACTGCACAAT ACAGGAGCAGGAAAGACTTACACCATGGAG GGACCAAAATTAATAGATTGTGAGGAAAAAGAGAAAGGCTTGCTACCAAGAGTGGTGGATGGCATTTTTGacataaataaacattcaaACGACACGGCCAAGTACACGATTAAACTGTCAATG GTAGAAATATACATGGAGAGAGTAAG GGACCTTTTTGATCTATCCAAGGACAATTTGCAGATTAAGGAGAGCAGGGAGCAAGGAATATTTGTGTCTGGAGTGACGGAG ATCCTTGTATCAGATTCTGCAGAGGCATTACATTGCCTTTCG AGTGGAATAGCAAACAGAGCCGTTGGAGACACCc AAATGAATGTGGTCAGCAGTAGAAGTCACTGCATATACATATTTTCAATCCAGCTGAAACTAAGGAAGGAGAAAAG AAACTGCGTCAGGTTTGGAAAGTTAATCCTCGTAGACTTAGCCGGATCTGAGAAAGCAGAGAAGACTGGAGCTGGAGGCAGAGTTCTCGAAGAAGCAAAAACTATCAACAAATCACTGTCCGCACTTGGAAACGTGATAAATGCTTTAACTTGTGCTTCAACAGTGAGGGGGAATCATATCCCCTATCGTGACTCTAAGCTTACACGGATTTTGCAGGATGCTATT GGAGGAGACTCCCATACTACATTGCTCTGCTGCTGCTCACCAAGCCCATCAAATGCGCCAGAGACCTTGTCCACTCTTCGATTTGGTTCAAG AGCAAGACATATAAAGGCATCAACACTAGTAAATTTCAAAGGAGATGAAGACACCAAAAGTCCTGAATCAGTCTCAATGATCAAAGATGAGTCATGTGAGAGGATTTTGGAAAAG ATGAGACTGAGAATGAAGATCGAAGATGTCCAACTGCTAGAGCAGCTATTAATTTTGGAAGGAATTTTCTTCGACCCCAACTCGACTGAAGAAACGGAAGCAGCTTATGAAGATGTTATATCAACCACTATTTCATCTCTACAAGATGCTGTCAAAGTACTTACTATCAAAGTAGAAGAG CTCAAGAATGGCAAGGAGGCTTTGGAGAAGGAGAACAAGGCTCTCAAAAACCAGATCATAGCTGCTCAATCATCACCATTTCTGTCCCGGATTTGCATGATCTTCCTCAGAAAGCAGTGA
- the LOC140891047 gene encoding kinesin-like protein KIN-1 isoform X2: MLKRMRNIRVCALFRPLNGRERSDHGDSVCITGVDSESFIIKDEKQEELEFCFDRVFYQGSEQADIYEFIALPVVRGIFDGVNGAIITYGQTGAGKTYTMEGPKLIDCEEKEKGLLPRVVDGIFDINKHSNDTAKYTIKLSMVEIYMERVRDLFDLSKDNLQIKESREQGIFVSGVTEILVSDSAEALHCLSSGIANRAVGDTQMNVVSSRSHCIYIFSIQLKLRKEKRFGKLILVDLAGSEKAEKTGAGGRVLEEAKTINKSLSALGNVINALTCASTVRGNHIPYRDSKLTRILQDAIGGDSHTTLLCCCSPSPSNAPETLSTLRFGSRARHIKASTLVNFKGDEDTKSPESVSMIKDESCERILEKMRLRMKIEDVQLLEQLLILEGIFFDPNSTEETEAAYEDVISTTISSLQDAVKVLTIKVEELKNGKEALEKENKALKNQIIAAQSSPFLSRICMIFLRKQ, translated from the exons ATGCTGAAAAGGATGCGGAACATAAGAGTTTGCGCTCTGTTCAGACCTCTGAATGGGAGAGAAAGGTCCGATCACGGTGATTCCGTCTGCATTACCGGTGTTGATTCTGAATCCTTCATAATCAAG GATGAGAAGCAAGAGGAATTGGAGTTTTGTTTTGATAGAGTGTTTTATCAAGGATCAGAGCAGGCTGACATATATGAATTCATTGCATTACCCGTTGTCAGGG GTATTTTTGATGGAGTGAATGGTGCCATCATTACGTACGGACAG ACAGGAGCAGGAAAGACTTACACCATGGAG GGACCAAAATTAATAGATTGTGAGGAAAAAGAGAAAGGCTTGCTACCAAGAGTGGTGGATGGCATTTTTGacataaataaacattcaaACGACACGGCCAAGTACACGATTAAACTGTCAATG GTAGAAATATACATGGAGAGAGTAAG GGACCTTTTTGATCTATCCAAGGACAATTTGCAGATTAAGGAGAGCAGGGAGCAAGGAATATTTGTGTCTGGAGTGACGGAG ATCCTTGTATCAGATTCTGCAGAGGCATTACATTGCCTTTCG AGTGGAATAGCAAACAGAGCCGTTGGAGACACCc AAATGAATGTGGTCAGCAGTAGAAGTCACTGCATATACATATTTTCAATCCAGCTGAAACTAAGGAAGGAGAAAAG GTTTGGAAAGTTAATCCTCGTAGACTTAGCCGGATCTGAGAAAGCAGAGAAGACTGGAGCTGGAGGCAGAGTTCTCGAAGAAGCAAAAACTATCAACAAATCACTGTCCGCACTTGGAAACGTGATAAATGCTTTAACTTGTGCTTCAACAGTGAGGGGGAATCATATCCCCTATCGTGACTCTAAGCTTACACGGATTTTGCAGGATGCTATT GGAGGAGACTCCCATACTACATTGCTCTGCTGCTGCTCACCAAGCCCATCAAATGCGCCAGAGACCTTGTCCACTCTTCGATTTGGTTCAAG AGCAAGACATATAAAGGCATCAACACTAGTAAATTTCAAAGGAGATGAAGACACCAAAAGTCCTGAATCAGTCTCAATGATCAAAGATGAGTCATGTGAGAGGATTTTGGAAAAG ATGAGACTGAGAATGAAGATCGAAGATGTCCAACTGCTAGAGCAGCTATTAATTTTGGAAGGAATTTTCTTCGACCCCAACTCGACTGAAGAAACGGAAGCAGCTTATGAAGATGTTATATCAACCACTATTTCATCTCTACAAGATGCTGTCAAAGTACTTACTATCAAAGTAGAAGAG CTCAAGAATGGCAAGGAGGCTTTGGAGAAGGAGAACAAGGCTCTCAAAAACCAGATCATAGCTGCTCAATCATCACCATTTCTGTCCCGGATTTGCATGATCTTCCTCAGAAAGCAGTGA
- the LOC140891047 gene encoding kinesin-like protein KIN-1 isoform X1 yields MLKRMRNIRVCALFRPLNGRERSDHGDSVCITGVDSESFIIKDEKQEELEFCFDRVFYQGSEQADIYEFIALPVVRGIFDGVNGAIITYGQTGAGKTYTMEGPKLIDCEEKEKGLLPRVVDGIFDINKHSNDTAKYTIKLSMVEIYMERVRDLFDLSKDNLQIKESREQGIFVSGVTEILVSDSAEALHCLSSGIANRAVGDTQMNVVSSRSHCIYIFSIQLKLRKEKRNCVRFGKLILVDLAGSEKAEKTGAGGRVLEEAKTINKSLSALGNVINALTCASTVRGNHIPYRDSKLTRILQDAIGGDSHTTLLCCCSPSPSNAPETLSTLRFGSRARHIKASTLVNFKGDEDTKSPESVSMIKDESCERILEKMRLRMKIEDVQLLEQLLILEGIFFDPNSTEETEAAYEDVISTTISSLQDAVKVLTIKVEELKNGKEALEKENKALKNQIIAAQSSPFLSRICMIFLRKQ; encoded by the exons ATGCTGAAAAGGATGCGGAACATAAGAGTTTGCGCTCTGTTCAGACCTCTGAATGGGAGAGAAAGGTCCGATCACGGTGATTCCGTCTGCATTACCGGTGTTGATTCTGAATCCTTCATAATCAAG GATGAGAAGCAAGAGGAATTGGAGTTTTGTTTTGATAGAGTGTTTTATCAAGGATCAGAGCAGGCTGACATATATGAATTCATTGCATTACCCGTTGTCAGGG GTATTTTTGATGGAGTGAATGGTGCCATCATTACGTACGGACAG ACAGGAGCAGGAAAGACTTACACCATGGAG GGACCAAAATTAATAGATTGTGAGGAAAAAGAGAAAGGCTTGCTACCAAGAGTGGTGGATGGCATTTTTGacataaataaacattcaaACGACACGGCCAAGTACACGATTAAACTGTCAATG GTAGAAATATACATGGAGAGAGTAAG GGACCTTTTTGATCTATCCAAGGACAATTTGCAGATTAAGGAGAGCAGGGAGCAAGGAATATTTGTGTCTGGAGTGACGGAG ATCCTTGTATCAGATTCTGCAGAGGCATTACATTGCCTTTCG AGTGGAATAGCAAACAGAGCCGTTGGAGACACCc AAATGAATGTGGTCAGCAGTAGAAGTCACTGCATATACATATTTTCAATCCAGCTGAAACTAAGGAAGGAGAAAAG AAACTGCGTCAGGTTTGGAAAGTTAATCCTCGTAGACTTAGCCGGATCTGAGAAAGCAGAGAAGACTGGAGCTGGAGGCAGAGTTCTCGAAGAAGCAAAAACTATCAACAAATCACTGTCCGCACTTGGAAACGTGATAAATGCTTTAACTTGTGCTTCAACAGTGAGGGGGAATCATATCCCCTATCGTGACTCTAAGCTTACACGGATTTTGCAGGATGCTATT GGAGGAGACTCCCATACTACATTGCTCTGCTGCTGCTCACCAAGCCCATCAAATGCGCCAGAGACCTTGTCCACTCTTCGATTTGGTTCAAG AGCAAGACATATAAAGGCATCAACACTAGTAAATTTCAAAGGAGATGAAGACACCAAAAGTCCTGAATCAGTCTCAATGATCAAAGATGAGTCATGTGAGAGGATTTTGGAAAAG ATGAGACTGAGAATGAAGATCGAAGATGTCCAACTGCTAGAGCAGCTATTAATTTTGGAAGGAATTTTCTTCGACCCCAACTCGACTGAAGAAACGGAAGCAGCTTATGAAGATGTTATATCAACCACTATTTCATCTCTACAAGATGCTGTCAAAGTACTTACTATCAAAGTAGAAGAG CTCAAGAATGGCAAGGAGGCTTTGGAGAAGGAGAACAAGGCTCTCAAAAACCAGATCATAGCTGCTCAATCATCACCATTTCTGTCCCGGATTTGCATGATCTTCCTCAGAAAGCAGTGA
- the LOC140888588 gene encoding uncharacterized protein: MPGTNNDINVFEASSLFSKLAQGIAPTAYYKIGGKKYDMRYYLADGIYPKWSTIVQSIHDPRGPKKKYFAMKQESCRKDVERAFGVLQSRFAIVASPTRGWKKCNLHDIMSSCIIMHNMIIEDERDLSAPIQDARKTPAPEVEMIVDENMKFQEFLSRYKKIKDKDTHYALRNALIEHLWDEYSSSNV, encoded by the coding sequence ATGCCCGGAACAAATAATGATATAAATGTTTTTGAGGCGTCTAGTTTATTCTCCAAACTTGCACAAGGTATTGCTCCTACTGCTTATTACAAAATTGGAGGAAAAAAATATGATATGAGATATTACTTAGCTGATGGTATTTATCCGAAATGGTCAACTATTGTGCAAAGCATTCATGATCCACGCGGACCAAAAAAGAAATATTTCGCAATGAAGCAAGAATCTTGTAGAAAAGACGTTGAGCGTGCATTTGGAGTTCTTCAATCACGATTTGCTATTGTGGCATCCCCAACACGTGGTTGGAAAAAATGTAATTTACATGACATAATGTCATCATGTATCATAATGCACAACATGATTATCGAAGATGAACGCGACCTCAGTGCACCCATTCAAGATGCGAGAAAAACACCTGCTCCAGAAGTAGAAATGATTGTCGATGAGAATATgaagttccaagaatttctcagtcgatataaaaaaataaaagacaaaGATACTCACTACGCACTGCGAAATGCTTTAATTGAGCATTTGTGGGATGAATATAGTAGTTCAAATGTTTGA
- the LOC140888589 gene encoding uncharacterized protein: protein MTSNARNASYTIEEDKILCHMYLDITQNLIIGIIQSKDQFWARVEEAYNSSKPNTLQVRNKISLQCRVKTILRQVGRLRGCINQIEILKPSGASDEDILHRAKDMFMQDPNYNKEFKFDHVWPILKGLEKFYSNIHPSSFAPQTNVTNLDSSQSETQTPKSGSQGINSFTINLSSDENVGDTSSGRPLGVKKAKLKKKKDDNIAELLSTIKQGHHEIIDVLQKGSTELQQTYDIKMLEQHNITLKLENQKNKIEARKQQLALAELQEENRVMFMDLSTIGDPKMREIVRIERAKINEKKNKHLNNKVVTCMANIWVILEDLDLIYHRIDYLFQ, encoded by the exons ATGACATCCAATGCTAGAAATGCTTCTTACACCATTGAAGAAGATAAAATTCTATGTCATATGTACCTTGACATAACACAGAATCTTATTATCGGTATCATTCAATCCAAAGATCAGTTCTGGGCTCGTGTTGAAGAAGCTTACAATAGTAGCAAACCAAACACCCTACAAGTACGTAACAAAATATCACTGCAGTGCCGCGTGAAAACTATACTCCGTCAAGTTGGAAGATTAAGAGGATGCATTAACCAAATCGAAATTCTCAAACCAAGTGGTGCATCTGACGAGGACATT TTACACAGAGCAAAAGATATGTTCATGCAAGATCCTAATTACAACAAAGAATTCAAGTTTGATCATGTATGGCCAATTTTGAAAGGTCTTGAAAAATTTTATAGTAACATCCATCCATCGAGCTTCGCACCTCAAACCAATGTCACAAACTTGGATTCATCACAGTCAGAAACTCAGACACCAAAATCAGGTTCTCAAGGAATAAATTCTTTTACTATTAATTTAAGTAGTGATGAAAATGTAGGTGACACTTCATCCGGCCGACCTCTTGGAGTTAAAAAggcaaaattgaagaaaaaaaaggaTGACAACATTGCGGAATTGTTATCGACGATTAAACAAGGGCATCACGAAATTATTGATGTCCTACAAAAGGGATCTACTGAACTCCAACAAACTTATGATATTAAAATGCTTGAGCAGCACAATATCACATTAAAATTAGaaaatcagaaaaataaaatcgaaGCTCGAAAACAACAATTGGCGTTGGCTGAACTTCAAGAGGAAAATAGAGTTATGTTCATGGATTTGAGCACAATTGGCGATCCAAAAATGCGTGAAATTGTGCGAATTGAACGGGCAAAAATtaacgaaaaaaaaaacaagcatCTGAACAACAAGGTCGTGACATGTATGGCCAATATTTGGGTAATATTGGAGGATCTGGATCTAATTTACCACCGTATTGATTATTTGTTTCAATGA